The SAR324 cluster bacterium genomic interval TCTTCAGCTTTCCGAAGCCGCGCTTCCGCAATAGCCGCTCTGCGACGAGCCTCTTCAGCCTTATCAGCTATGATCTCTGATTGTTCTTGAAGTAGCTCTGTTTCTACCATTCTATCAGCAGGAGCCTGCTCGACCATGATCTGAGTTTCTTCCACCAACGCCCTGGCTTCCTCGACTGCAGCTTGTGCATCTTCGGTGAGCGATCGTTTCAGTTCCTCTTGGTCAACAATAGCATCTTGCTCGGCCTTTGTCAGAGCCTCTTCGGCTTGTCTGATGGCATCCTCGGCGGCAGTAAGTGAACGCTTGGCTTCTTGACGTTCCGCCCTGTTGGTAGCATAATTAATTTTTGCTTCTGCTGCTTCAACTTTTTCTTGAGCTCTTTGCACAATCTCAGCAGTGGCTTCATCTGCTCCAATTGAACGAATTCGCTCAGCCACGTCATCTGCTTTTTTTGCAATCTCTTCAGCAGCAGCAGCATTTTCTTGAATCTCTAGGAGTTCTTCCTCAGTTAGTTCTGCACTAGGTGGACGCGGGTCGAGTTCTTCGGTGCACCCTGCACCTAATAACATTCCCGCCAGCACGGCAGCGGCCAGTTTCTGTTTCCATACCTTCATAGTGCGTACTCCGCAGTGTGAGTGAGGTTTTTGTGAATTATTCTGTTCGAGATCGATCTCACCTCAGTTAGACCTATTCCATGGCCAAACTCTGCTATCAGCAGAGCCACCAGTTTAAAAGCAGCAATTTCAGGGCCACTTTCTGAGGAAACCGTTTATGTTCCAGAATTTCAATTAAAAAGTTGAAAAGCAAAGATTGAGTGAAAACAGCGCTTCTCAAACAACTAAGATAATCTCAAATCTTTTGGAGAATTACGATGGGAATTTGCCTTCAAGGCACAGATGGCATCCGAGGACCGATTCAACAATACCTCCCACAAAGTGAACATCCAGTAAAGTGGTATTTGCAAACCGGAGAAATTACACCCGAATTTTTCCAACTCTATACATATTCAATATGCTATTTACTCCGAAAGTTTGAACTGATGGAGATCAGGAACAGTATTGTTGTAGGTTGGGATTCCCGTGATGCAAGTAGTACTTTCAACAATGCAGCAATATTGGGTATTTTGCAAGCAGGGCTGGCCCCTTGCTCTGTTGGAATTTTACCTACACCAGCAGTTGCCCTTCATATGCTAGCTACCCAAGCAAGTGCTGCAATAGTTCTTACCGCTTCCCACAACCCTGCAGATCAAAATGGGATCAAAATTTTTCTGGGCTCTTCTGGCTTAAAATTATTTCCGTCAGATGAAGAAGCATTGACAGAATTTCTCCTGAAACAACCTTGGCCTCTACCGAACTCAAGTATTATTTATGACGCCTGTGATGAATCCGAGGCAGCCCAGAAAAACTTTATTAAGCATCTTCTCCAAAACCAAGATTTCGAGATAATACTAGATCAACCAGAATCTATCAATATCATTACTGACTCAGCTTTTGGTGCTTGCCAAGTAATTGTGCAGCATTTCTCCAAAAGCTGGAGAATATTTCAGCACTACAATGCAGATTGTTCTCATGAGATTAATCGTTTCAGTGGTGTAGCTGATCTGGAGGGGACTCGCTGGTTAAGCAAACAGCACCTGAAAAACGGTCGGTGGAAAGATTACACAGCATTGCATCAACTTTTTCAGAATCTACAAAAACATCCGAAAATTCTTAATCTATCATGGATCTTTGATGGCGACGGAGATCGATGCTTTATTTTAGTCGCTGATCCATCTCGACAGGGTATTCATATTCTTTCTGGGGATGCTCTGATGCTACTAATCTCCTCAGAATCTGAATTCCAAAGCCAAAATAAATATCTCTTCAATACTATTGAAAGTGATTTAGAGGCTTCCAGTCGCATTTTGGGTATGCAATTCAATCTTCGTCAGTGCGCTGTTGGCGATAAGTGGCTACTTCTGGAGGCCTTCGATTCTCGAATCAAAACTTTAAAAGAACACGTTCGAAAGTTTTCCAGAACAAACAAGGATCTGATCGATCATATTCAAAACACCCTAGTAGAAATGAGAAAACGGGGTAGGCCCAGCGCGTTTGAGTTGACTCGATTGTGGAGAAATTTGATCAAGGAGATCCCAGAAGCAAATCTATTGTCTACTGATTTCTTTTTGGGAGGTGAGGAATCGGGTCATGTCATTTTACCAGCAACTCACAGCAAGCAACTGGTTTTCCTGGGTAACGGTCCGTTAGTGGCTTTCAAAGCGACCGAAATTCTTTACAAGCGCTGGTTACAAAATCCAGAAGAGTTTTTCAAAAATATTAAAGCACTCCAACCTCAAGGAACCCACTTTACTCTACCTATTTACTATGTAGTTAAAGAAAAACTACTAGAGACCAGATTTAGGGATGAACTCTTTCAGATCATCCAAGAGAGAGCTGGTAATCTTTATCCAGAATTTATACAAGACTGGGTCAATCTGCCTGAAGACAATGAGCTTTTGATGCTGCAATTGAAGGATGAAGACACTCTGAAAATTGCGATTTTCATTAGAAATTCAGGTACTGAGGATAAGCTCTCCCTGTACATCCAAGGTAATGGAATTTCTGATCAAGCTTTGAACAAACTCTCAGGAGAAATTTATTGGCATCTTTTGTGTCGTTGCAAAAACAGAAATTCTACTTGGTATCAGTCAGAAGCTCAGATAATGGTTGAACTTCTCAAAGTATCTCCAACAATTTCATGGCCAGAAAATTCAGTCAAAAAATCCAGGCTACTCCACGAGATGCGAAACAAACAAAAGTTTGTCAACGGAGGCCCAGAAAATTTGGTTCTTACAGAAATGGGAAGACGCTACGCTCAGTTTCTTTCTGATGATACTGACTTTAAGGGTGGATAGATAAATCTAAAGCTAACTATCACGCTCTCATCTTGGAAGGTATCTGGGAGAGAGGGAAGTTGTGAAACTGATAAAATAGCATTGACCACTGATTCCTCCATCTGACTTGATGAACCAAAACTACTGATAATTTCAAAGCTCTCTAACTCACCAAGAAGACTTAACTGGACTTGTATAACAACATTGCCTCCATTGGGTTGTGATCCCTGAATGTAGTCCTCTGGAGGTTGAGAATTCCACGCATATCGTAAATGTTTTGCCCATCGACCCATGTAGGATTCGTAAGGCCATTGATAATTACTCAACGTAAAGAAACCGTCCCCACCCAAACCCAATAATCCTTGTTGACCGTTACTAATCGAACTAGCCTGTGCTTCTCCAATCCAATTTGTTAGCTTACCCGATTGCCTTTTTGATTTCGAAGCCTCTCGATCCATTATAGATTCACTGAAGAAGTAGCCTTCAGGCAAATTTGATTTGGCTTCCTTTCTCGCATTCATACGATTTTCATAACGTTGATCTTCAAATTCAGTTCCTTGCTCCTGCTTTGAAATTAGCCCAGAAAACTCTTCATCATTCAATTTTATCTTCGAAAATGAGGGCACAACTTGCCTTTCAAAGTTCTGTCCTTCTTGATCTGCAACTGCTGCCAAAGTTGAATTCAAAGCTGATGTATCTGGTGCACTGTTTGGCTCACCCTTTGGCAAGGAAGCACTTGGCATTGGGATCAGACTCAACTTGCTCTCTGATTGCTGGATTAATTTTTCCAAGTCTAATTCTACTTCGTCTTCAAGTGGGACGATTATTTCTGCAGGCATTTCAATTGAGTCAAATTCAAGTTCACTGTAATCTTCTAAATCAACTATTTGCTGACTTTCTAATGGGTCCTCAGGAAATTGAATTATTGAAGGCAAATGAACTTTATTGCTAGGAGAAACTGAATCTTTTGCCAGCCGAATTTGAACAGCACTTACGAGACGAGTGGGATAGTCTTTTAAGAAATTTAGAGTGGAAAGAAAGAAAAGGTGTGTGAGAATGGAAATAATCAGGATGATTATTTCCAAGTAGTTGAATTGAGGGGTTGGTTTAGTGTGTTGATTAGTTTTTTTCAATCACTCTTGGTACTTTGAAAAACTTTCCATCCAAATAAGGACTGAATTGATCGGGGGAGACCACTGAGTCCGTACAGATGTCATCACGGCCATTCACTTGTAGTTGATCATCACCGTCTGCTAACTCACCTATATCTGCCTCTTTAAGTTTTTCAAAATATTTCAAAATAACTGTGAATTGTTCAGCAAACTTTCCTACTTCTTCATCTGAAAGTTCAAGCGAAGAAAGGGCAGCAATTTTCCTTACGTCTTCTGGCTTAAACATTTGTGAAATTCTCTGCAAAAACAGGCTGTAGCATTAATTTAATTTCTGCTTGCGCTACCAACTTTCCCTCAACATGAGCTTTACCCTCCAATACCCATAGACTTTGACGATTTGCTTTTGCCGTTGTAGTCAAAACTACTTGGTCTCCAGGCACTACAGGATAACGAAATCGAGATTTTTCGATCCCTGCAAAAAAAACAAGTGATTGCTTGACAACTTCCTCAGGGGTTACAGAGTGAATGACAATTCCTCCAACCTGCGCCATGGCCTCCACGATCATTACACCCGGCATGACTGCCATTTGTGGAAAATGCCCTTGAAAAACCTGCTCATTGGCAGTGACGTTTTTGATAGCTTTGCAGGAATTGCCTGGATCCAACTCTAGAACCCTGTCAATAAGCAGCATCGGAAAGCGGTGGGGGAGGATTCGCTTAATTTCTTCTAGATTCATCATGTTAATTTAGTTCTATTTGAATTAATTGTAAGCGTAATCACTCGCTGTTTTGATGCTTCAGTGAATTGTAATAATCAATAATCTTTTGGGTGAGATCAGTTGTTTCCTCTTTCATGTACAGAATCACCTGAGCAGCGTTTTTTTCTAAAACCAAATCATAGTCGCTTCTTTGAGAAACAGTTCTGATCGCCGCCTTCAGGTCTTGAAAAATTGCTTCTGTCAGCTTTCTTTCTTCTAATCTAAGTTCCTG includes:
- a CDS encoding OmpA family protein codes for the protein MKVWKQKLAAAVLAGMLLGAGCTEELDPRPPSAELTEEELLEIQENAAAAEEIAKKADDVAERIRSIGADEATAEIVQRAQEKVEAAEAKINYATNRAERQEAKRSLTAAEDAIRQAEEALTKAEQDAIVDQEELKRSLTEDAQAAVEEARALVEETQIMVEQAPADRMVETELLQEQSEIIADKAEEARRRAAIAEARLRKAEERLKNAQTPEERAAAERELAAAQLEYDRAKELLAEAEEEINQLEEQVVSMRGNLQPGGDKATPETRRYELLPAPAETETDRIQDLNVVYFDFDQSSIRSEFETQLRDNFRWLQQNPGINIQLEGHCDERGTNEYNLALGERRARAVLSYMIDRLGADPNRFTIVSFGEERPAQTGKSEESWNLNRRVEFTRL
- a CDS encoding aspartyl/glutamyl-tRNA amidotransferase subunit C, whose protein sequence is MFKPEDVRKIAALSSLELSDEEVGKFAEQFTVILKYFEKLKEADIGELADGDDQLQVNGRDDICTDSVVSPDQFSPYLDGKFFKVPRVIEKN
- the fabZ gene encoding 3-hydroxyacyl-ACP dehydratase FabZ, translating into MMNLEEIKRILPHRFPMLLIDRVLELDPGNSCKAIKNVTANEQVFQGHFPQMAVMPGVMIVEAMAQVGGIVIHSVTPEEVVKQSLVFFAGIEKSRFRYPVVPGDQVVLTTTAKANRQSLWVLEGKAHVEGKLVAQAEIKLMLQPVFAENFTNV